A window of Coregonus clupeaformis isolate EN_2021a chromosome 28, ASM2061545v1, whole genome shotgun sequence contains these coding sequences:
- the LOC121543561 gene encoding E3 ubiquitin-protein ligase TRIM21-like, which produces MATSSSLLSEEQFLCSICLDVFTEPVSIPCGHNFCKACISGYWDTSDLCQCPMCKKTFDKRPDLFVNTFISEMAAQFRQTVEVKVTSSSDQCPAIIVEVSCDICTGMKLKALKSCLVCQTSYCETHLEPHQRVAALKRHKLINPVENLEDRMCKKHDRPLELFCRTDQTCLCVLCLKTDHKTHDIVPLEEEYGERKAKLGKNEAEVQQMILERLQKVQEIKHSVDLSKKDAEREISDSVQVFTDLVRSIERSQAELIEVIEEKQKAAERQAEGLIKELEQEITELKRRSTELEQLSHTEDHLHLLQSFPSLGTPPPTKDWSEISVHNDLCVGTLRRAVSQVEDTIMSEVKKLCDAELKRIQQYAVDVTLDPDTAHPYLIMSEDRKQVKDGNTKQDLPDNPKRFVTGVCVLGMEGFSSGRYYYEVTVKGKSKWDLGVARESINRKGHITLSPKNGYWTVWLRNENEYMALTDPRVPLSLREKPQNVGVFVDYEEGQVSFYDVEDSSHIYSYTGCTFTDKLYPYFGPCMNDGGKNSAPLIISPVNHTD; this is translated from the coding sequence ATGGCCACCTCCAGCAGTCTCCTGTCTGAAGAGCAGTTCCTGTGCTCTATCTGTCTGGATGTGTTCACTGAGCCTGTCTCTATTCCATGTGGACACAACTTCTGCAAGGCCTGTATCAGTGGATACTGGGATACCAGTGACCTGTGCCAGTGTCCAATGTGTAAAAAAACATTTGATAAGAGACCAGATCTGTTTGTCAATACTTTCATTTCTGAGATGGCTGCTCAGTTCAGGCAGACAGTTGAAGTGAAAGTTACCAGCAGCTCAGACCAATGCCCTGCCATAATTGTAGAAGTGTCCTGTGACATCTGCACTGGGATGAAGCTCAAGGCCCTGaagtcctgtctggtgtgtcagacctcttactgtgagactcacctggagCCTCATCAGAGAGTCGCAGCCTTAAAGAGACACAAGCTGATCAACCCTGTGGAGAACCTGGAAGACAGGATGTGTAAGAAGCATGACAGACCTCTAGAGCTGTTCTGTAGGACGGATCAGACATGTCTTTGTGTCTTGTGTTTGAAAACAGACCACAAGACTCATGACATTGTCCCTCTAGAGGAAGAGTATGGAGAGAGGAAAGCTAAACTGGGGAAGAATGAGGCAGAGGTTCAACAGATGATCCTGGAGAGACTGCAGAAGGTTCAGGAGATCAAACACTCAGTAGATCTCAGCAAGAAAGATGCAGAAAGAGAGATATCAGACAGTGTGCAGGTCTTCACTGATCTGGtgcgctccattgagagaagccAGGCTGAGCTCATTGAGGTGATTGAGGAGAAGCAGAAAGCAGCAGAGAGGCAGGCTGAAGGGCTCATTAAAGAGCTGGAGCAGGAAATCACTGAGCTAAAgaggagaagcactgagctggagcagctctcacacactgaggaccacctccacctcctccagagCTTTCCATCCCTGGGCACCCCTCCACCCACCAAGGACTGGTCTGAGATCAGTGTTCACAATGATCTGTGTGTGGGGACATTGAGGAGAGCTGTATCTCAAGTGGAGGATACCATTATGAGTGAAGTTAAGAAGTTGTGTGATGCTGAGCTGAAGAGGATTCAGCAGTATGCAGTGGATGTGACTCTGGACCCTGATACAGCACATCCCTACCTCATCATGTCTGAGGATAGAAAACAAGTGAAAGATGGAAATACAAAACAGGATCTCCCTGACAACCCAAAGAGGTTTGTTACAGGTGTCTGTGTCTTAGGAATGGAGGGCTTCTCCTCAGGGAGATATTACTACGAGGTGACGGTCAAGGGGAAGTCTAAGTGGGATTTAGGAGTGGCCAGAGAGTCCATCAACAGGAAGGGGCATATCACACTGAGCCCTAAGAATGGATACTGGACTGTCTGGCTGAGGAATGAAAATGAGTACATGGCTCTCACTGACCCTAGAGTCCCCCTCTCCCTGAGAGAGAAGCCCCAGAATGTGGGGGTGTTTGTGGATTATGAGGAGGGTCAGGTCTCCTTTTATGATGTGGAGGACAGTTCTCATATCTACTCTTACACTGGCTGCACCTTCACTGATAAACTCTATCCATACTTCGGTCCCTGTATGAATGATGGTGGTAAAAACTCTGCCCCTCTGATCATCTCTCCTGTCAATCACACAGACTGA